The Sphingopyxis sp. YR583 DNA segment TACCGCCGACGCGATGGTCGTTGCAGGCGGCGTGGCGTCGGGCGCGCTGCTTGAGCCGGTCGGTCACAAGGTGCCGATCATCGCCGAGCGCGGCTACCATATCCAGTCGGCCGACACCGACTGGCCGATCGGCATGCCGCCGGTGGTGTTCGAGAACCGATCGATGATCGTCACCCGCTTCCGGTCGGGCCTGCGCGCGGCAAGCTTCGTCGAATTCGGCCGCGCCGCGAGCGCCGCCGATCCGCGCAAATGGGGGCGGCTGCGCGGCCACGTCGCAGCGCTCGGCCTGCCCTTCGCTCTGCCCGGAGCCGAATGGATGGGCGCGCGGCCGACTTTGCCCGACTATCTGCCGGCGATCGGGCGGAGTGACCGCGCGGCCAACCTCTTCTATGCCTTCGGGCACCAGCATCTCGGCCTGACACTCGCCGCGACGACGGGCGACGCCGTCGCCGCGCTCGTCGCAGGCGATGCACCGCCTTTCGACCTTGCCCCCTTCGATCTCAAACGTTTTGGAGCCTGACATGACCAGCGGAATCGGCGGATCGACCGCCGCACAGGAACTTGCCGCCATCACCCCATGGGCCGACCGCGCCGCGCCGATCACCGCCACCGAGCGCGAGGCGCGCATCGAAAAGGCACGGCGGCTGATGCGCGAAAACGGCGCCGACGCGCTGCTGGTCGGGGCGGGCGCAAGCCTGCGCTATTTTGCGGGTATTCCCTGGGGCGCGAGCGAGCGGCTCGTCGCGATGCTTCTGCCCGCCAAGGGCAAGCCGATCGTGATCGCGCCCGCGTTCGAACTCGGCACGCTGGAGGCTGACCTGAAGGTCGAGGTCGAGTTCCGCTTGTGGGAGGAGGATGAGAGTCCGTCCGAACTGGTCGTCGGCGCCCTGCGCGAGATCGGCGCGGCGACGCTCGCGATCGACCCCGCGATGGCGTTTCTGTTCGTCGACCGCATCCGCCGCGCCGGGCCGACGCTCGACATCGTCGAAGGCGGGCCGATCGTCGACGGGTGCCGGATGTATAAATCGGCGACCGAACTCGCGCTGCTCCAGCAGGCGAAGTCGATGACACTCGAAGTGCACCGTCGCGCCGCGCGCATCCTCGCCCCCGGCATCCGCGCGAGCGAGGTCACGCGGTTTCTGGACGAGGCGCACCGCGCGATCGGCGCGCCCGGCGGCAACAGCTTCTGTATCGTCCAGTTCGGCCGCTCGACCGCCTTCCCGCACGGGCTTCCCGGCGATGCGCAATTGCAGGAAGGCGACGTCGTGCTGATCGACGTCGGCTGCGTCATCGAAGGGTATAACTCCGACATCACGCGTACCTATGTCTTCGGCGACGCGAATGACGAGCAGCGGCACATCTGGGCGCTGGAAAAGGAGGCACAGGCGGCCGCCTTCGACGCCGCACGCCCCGGTCGGCCGTGCGAAGAGGTCGATGCCGCAGCGCGCGCCGTGCTCGAAAAGGCGGGGCTCGGTCCCGACTATCGCCTGCCCGGCCTGCCGCACCGCACCGGTCACGGCATTGGCCTGTCGATCCACGAGCCCGCCTATCTGGTGCGCGGCGACACGACGCCGCTCGCGCCCGGCATGTGTTTTTCGAACGAGCCGATGATCGTCATCCCCGACCGCTTCGGCGTCCGGCTGGAAGATCATTTCTACATGACCGAGAGCGGTCCGCGCTGGTTCACCGAACCGTCGCCCGCGATCGACCGGCCGTTCGGTTAGCCCAATAGCGCCCGCACATCTTCATAGAGTTGCCGCGGCACCTCCACGCCGTTCGCAAGACTGCGCGCACGCGCTTCGAAGCGTCGCTGCGACGGCAGCCGCGCGCCCTGACCCGTGATCGCGTCGAATATCTGCTCGGCACGCTCGATATGTCGCGCCGCCTCGGCTCCCAGAAAGCCCGCCGGATCGATCGCAAGGATGAATTCGCCGCCGATCGGCGACGAGCCGGCACCATCGTCGAGCGCAATCGATTCGGCGCTGGTCAGGTCGCCGATCAGCGGGCCCGCGATCAGTTCGACCATCGTCGCGAGCGCCGAACCCTTGTGCCCGCCGAACGTCAGCATCGCGCCGTCGAGCGCGGCCTTCGCATCGGTCGTCGGGCGTCCCTCGGCATCCACACCCCAGCCCTCGGGGATCGGCTTGCCCGCGCGGCGATGCAGTTCGATCTCGCCGCGCGCGACCGCGCTCGTCGCGAAATCAAACACATAGGGATAGTCGCCCGGGCGCGGCCAGCCGAAGGCGACCGGATTGGTACCGAACAGCGGCTTGATCCCGCCCGCGGGCGCGACCCAGGCATGGCTGGGGGTGCAGGCAAAGGCAACGAGTCCGGCCGCCGCGACCGCCTCCACCTCGGGCCACAGGGCGGCGAAATGGACGCAATGGTTGATCCCGAGTGCGGCAATGCCATTCTGCCGCGCCTTTTCGACGAGCAGGGGCAGGCCTTCGTGAAACGCGGCCTGGGCGAACCCACCGGCGGCATCGACGCGGACAAGCGCGCGCGCGACATCGTGCACAACGGGCACGGCATCCTTGACCACCTTGCCGGTCCGGAGTGTGTTCACGCACACGAGCAGGCGATAGATACCGTGACTTGCGCATTCGTCGCGTTCACCGGCGACGATCGTTGCCGTTACAGCCTCGACATGGCGCGCCGAGAGGCCATGATGCGTCAGGATATCGCGCGACAGCGCGGTCACTTCGTCCAGCGAAAGTCGGACTTTTTCGTCGCTCATCATTCTTCTTTCATCAAATGTTCCACGGGCGATCATAGCCGCTTGCATATTTCGTATACTATATAATATGCTGCTGCCAAGGCGGGCGAAGACTCAGGGGAGCATGATGCGAATATGGCACGTCGATCGCCGTACCTTGCTTGCGGGCGCCGCGTCGCTGGCGCTTGCCCCTGTTTTTGCGCGCGCCGCGCCGGTCGCACCGACGGCTTTCGGCCCCGCAAAGCCGCTGCCGCTGTCGGCGGTGCGTCTGCTCGATTCACCCTGGGGCGACGCCGTCGAGGGCAATCGCCGCTATCTCCATGCGCTCGAACCCGACCGGCTGCTCCATAATTTCCGGACCAGCGCGGGGCTCGCTCCCAAGGGCGCGGTCTATGGCGGATGGGAAAGCGATACGATCGCCGGGCATAGCCTCGGTCATTATCTGACCGGCCTGTCGCTGATGTACGCCCAGACGGGCGACGCCGAGTGCAAGCGCCGCGTCGATTATATCGTGAGCGAACTCGCCGAAGCGCAGGTGGCGCATGGCGATGGCTATGTCGCGGGCTTCACGCGCAAGCGCGGCAATATCGTCGAGGACGGCAAGCTGCTGTTCGCCGAGCTGAAGCGCGGCGACATCCGCTCGATGGGCTTCGACCTCAACGGATGCTGGGTGCCCTTCTACAACTGGCACAAATTGTTCGCGGGGCTGTTCGATGCCGATGCGCTGTGCGGCAATGCGAAGGCGCTGCCCGTCGCGGTCGGGCTTGGCCTCTATATCGACGATGTGTTCGCCGCGCTGAACGACGAACAGGTCCAGCAGATACTCGATTGCGAGCATGGCGGGATCAACGAAAGCTTTGCCGAACTCCATGCGCGGACGAAAGACCCACGCTGGCTGCGCCTCGCCGAACGGCTGCGTCATCGCAAGATTCTCGATCCGCTGACCGAGGGCAAGGATTCGCTGCCGTGGATCCATGCCAATACGCAAATCCCCAAGATCATCGGACTTGCCCGCCTGCACGAACTTACGGGCAGGAAAGGCGACGCCGATGCCGCGCGTTTCTTCTGGGAAACGGTGGTCCGCGACTACACCTATGTCATCGGCGGCAACGCCGACCGCGAATATTTCCCGGCACCGCGGACGATCTCGAAACATATCACCGAGCAGACGTGCGAGAGCTGCAACAGCTATAATATGCTCAAGCTCACCCGCCACCTGTATGGCTGGCGGCCCGAAGCGCGGCTGTTCGACTATTATGAGCGCGCGCACACCAACCATATCCTCGCGCATCAGGATCCGACGACGGGCATGTTCGCCTATATGGTGCCGCTGATGTCGGGGTCGGCGCGCAAATTTTCAGAACCATTCGACGATTTCTGGTGCTGCGTCGGATCGGGGATGGAGAGCCACGCCAAGCATGGCGATTCGGCGTGGTGGCAGAGCGGCGACACCTTGCTGGTCAATCTCTACATCGCCTCGACCGCGGACTGGGCTGAGCAAGGCGCTGCGTTCCGTATGGAAACTGCCTATCCGTTCGGCGACCGCATCGATCTCACGCTGGAGACGCTGGACCGTCCGCGCGACTTTGCGGTGGCGCTGCGCATCCCCGGCTGGTGCGAAGCTGCGGCGCTGACGGTGAACGGCAAGCCGGTGCCCGCCGGAGCACCCGGCGATTATGCGGTAATCCGCCGCCGCTGGGCGAAGGGCGACCGGATCGCGCTGACGCTGCCGATGCGGCTGCGCACCGAAAGCGCGAACGACGACGCGTCGACCGTTGCACTGCTTCATGGCCCGGTCGTACTCGCAGCCGACCTTGGCTCCGCCGACCAGCCGTTCGACGGTCCCGCCCCGGCGCTCGTCGCGGCGGACCTGCTTGCGGGCTTCACAGCCGTCGACGCGGCGGCTGGCAAGTTCCGTACTACCGGCATCGCTCGGCCCGCCGATCTCGCCTTCGCCCCCTTCTTCCAGCAGCGCGGTCGCCGTACCGCGGTCTATTTCAAGAGCTTCGACGATGCCGGTTGGGCGAGCGAGCAGGTCGCCTTCGCCGCCGAACATGCGCGGCAGCAGGATCTCGCGCGGCGCTCGGTCGATGTCATGAACCTCGGCGAGATGCAGCCCGAGCGCGATCATGCGCTGACCGCCAAGAACAGCTATGCCGTCACCTATCGCGGGCGCCACGGGCGCGACGCGCGGACCTTCGGCTTTTTCGAATATCGGGCGAAGGTGCGCCCGGGGCCGCTGATACTGCAGGCGACCTATTGGGGCGAGGAACGGAACAAGCTGTTCGACATCCTCATCGACGGGACGAAAATCGCGACGCAAGCGCTCGATGGCGGCCATCCTGGCGAATTCTTCGAGATCGATTATCCGATCCCTGCCGAACTGACCCGCGGCAAGGACAGCGTTCTGGTCCGCTTCCAGCCGGCCAACGACACGACACGCTGCGGCCCCGTCTTCGGCGTCCGCATCTTCACGCCCGCTTCGGCCGCCGAAACAACCAAAGGGGCGGTCTGACGCACGCATATCCGGTAGGGAAAAAGGGGGTCGCAAGATGGACAGACGCTATCGATTGCTGGTCAAGCCGGGTCCGGTGTGGCCCGCGCCCCGTAATTCGCACTTCGGGTCGATCGAGCGCAATCCCGACGGCAGCCTGACCGGCGTCGCCGACCCCCGCCGCGCCGGCCTCGCCGCCGGCTACTGATCAACAGAGAGGAATTTCGATGCGATATCTCGCTCCCGCGCTGCTGGCCGTCTCGGCCATCGCGCTGTCCGCACCCGCATTCGCGCAAGCTCCGCAATCGGTCGCACAATCGGCCGACGCGCGGCTGAAGGCGCTCTATGACGCCGAATGGCAATGGCGTACGCAAGAACTTGCGCTCGATCCCGACGGTGAACGCGAGGGTAGCGACCGCCTGCCGAATGTCGATGCCGCGAGCCAGGCGCGCCGTGCCGCCTATTGGAACAACGCGCTGACGGAACTGAACAAGATCCCCTTCGACCAGTTGTCGCCCGAAGAGCGGATCAACGCCGAGGTGTTCAAGACCGCGCTTGAGGAATTCGCGCTCGAACAAAAATATCGCGAATATGAGGATCCCTTCGGTTTCTGGACGTGGATCGCACCGCGTGGCGGACTGTCGGGGGCACAGGCCTATCGCAACTATATCAAGCGGCTGGGCGACATGCCGCGCTATGTCGACGAGCAGATCGTCAACATGCGCGCGGGCCTCAAGCGCGGCTTTACCAAACCGCGCGTCTCGCTCGCGGGCCGCGACGCGCCGATCGCGCCGCTGGCTGATTCCAATATCGACAAGAACCCGCTCTTCGTCACCTTCGCGGCGATCCCCGGCAACATCCCCGAAGGCGAACGCACGGCTCTCGTCGCCGAGGGCCGTGCCGCGGTCGCCGCCGCCGCGCCCGCCTTCGCCAAATTGCGCGCCTTTGTCCGCGACGAATATATTCCGAACGCGCGCGTCCCGATCGCGGGCGAGGCGCTGCCCGACGGGAAGGCCTATTATGCCGCAAAGATCCGCCAATATACGACGCTCGACCTGACGCCCGAGCAGATCCACGAAATCGGGGTCAAGGAGGTGGCGCGGATCGACGCCGACATGCAGGCGACGATGAAGAAATCGGGATGGACGGGCGATTTCCCCGGCTTCCTCCATTTCCTCAAGACCGACCCCCAGTTTACCGCGAAGACGCCTTACGAACTGATGGCGAAATCGGCCTATGTCGCGAACAAGATTAACGGCCAGCTCAAATTCCTCGTCGGCCATTTGCCGCGCTATCGTTTCACGATCCGGCAGACTCCCGACAATATCGCGCCCTTCGCGACCGGCGGCAACGGCGGGCTCGAAAGCTGCCTGATGAACACCTATAATCTGTCGGCACGGCCGCTCTATACGATCCCGCCGCTCACCGCGCACGAATGCGCGCCGGGGCACAGCTTTCAGGCCGCGCTCGCGCTCGAGGCGCCCGACCGGCCGCAGATTCGCCGCACCACCTATTTCTCGGGCTATGGCGAAGGCTGGGGGCTCTATACCGAGTGGCTCGGCATCCAGATGGGCATTTATGAGACGCCTTATGACGAGTTCGGGCGCGAGACATACGAGATGTGGCGCGCCGCGCGGCTCGTCGTCGACACCGGGCTGCACCACAAGGGCTGGACACGCCAGCAGGCGCTCGATTTCATGAAGGCGCACACCGCATTGTCGGATCATGAGGTCACGATCGAGGTCGACCGCTACATCAACGATCCGGGGCAGGCACTTGCCTACAAGCTTGGCGAAATGCTGATCCGCCGCAAGCGCGCCGAGGCCGAAGCGAAGCTCGGTGCCAATTTCGACCAGCGCTGGTTCCACGACACTTTGCTCGGGCTGGGGTCGGTGCCGCTGCCGACGCTCGAACGTGTATTGGACGAATGGATCGCGGGCGGGGGCAAAAATCCCAATCCCGAGCCAGCGGCCTGAATTTCCCGATGAGGAGACAAGATTTGCTCACCCGCACCATACTGCTTTCGACCTTCGCTCTCCTGCCGCTTGCGCCCGCTGCGGCACAGGCGCCCGCCGCGACCGCCCCTTCGGTCGCGGCGGCCACGCCGGGCAGCGCGGACGCCCGGCTGAAGGCGCTTTACGAAGAGGAATGGGCGTGGCGGCAGAAGGAGTTCGCACGCCGCGTCGGCGACCCACCCTTCACCGCGTCGGCCGACCATCTGCCGCGTGTCGATGCGGCGACGCAGGCGGCGCGGCAGGCCTATTGGAAAAAGACGCTCGACGCGCTCGACGCGATTCCGGCCGACCAATTGTCGGAGAATGAAAAGATCAACGCCGCGGTCTTCCGCACCAGCCTCGAGGCGTTCGTCGCCGAGGGCAAATACCGGATGTGGGAGATGCCGTTCAACGCCGACAGCCAGTTCTGGTCGGGACTGAGCGCACGCGACAGCTTGCCCTCGACCGCCGAATATGAACGCTACATCGGCCGCATGCGCGACATCCCGCGCTATTTCGACGAGCAGACCGTCAATATGCGCGTCGGGTTGAAGCGTGGCTTCAGCGTCCCGCGCGCCTCGCTCGAAGGGCGCGACGCGACGATCGCCGCCTATGTCGATACCGACCCGGCGAAAAATCCCTTCTACAGCGTCTTCGCCAAAATGCCCTCGACGATCCCCGCAGCCGACCAGGAACGGCTGCGCGCCGAAGCCCGGCAAGTGATTTCGGAGACGGTCGCGCCCGCCTATGCGAAACTGCTGACCTTCTTCAAAAACGAATATCTGCCAAAGGCACGGACGACATTGGCCGCCGAAGCGATGCCCGACGGCAAGGCTTTCTATCAGGCGCAGATCCGCGAATATACGACGACCGCGCTGACCGCCGAGGAGATCCACCAGATCGGCCTCAAGGAAGTCGCGCGGATCACCGCCGAGATGGAGCAGGTGAAGGAGAAGGCCGGGTTCAAGGGCGACCTCGCCGCCTTCATCCACTTCCTGCGTACCGACCCGCAATTTTACGCGAAGACGCCCGAGGAACTGCTCGCCTTCTCGGCGCTCGTCGCGAAGCGCGCCGACGGTCAGCTCAAATATACGATCGGCTTCCTGCCACGCTACCGCTTCACGATCCTGCCGGTGCCCGATGCGATCGCGCCGACCTATACGGCGGGACGCGGCGGACTCGATGCATGCCTGATGAACACCTATGACCTGCCGTCACGCCCGCTGTACCAGATCCCCGCGCTGACGCTTCACGAATGCGTCCCCGGCCACAGCTTCCAGGCCGCGGTTGCGCTCGAAACGACGAAATGGCCGGCCTTCCGCCGACAGACCTATTTCTCGGGCTATGGCGAGGGTTGGGGTCTCTACACCGAATGGCTCGGCACCAAGATGGGCATCTATCGCACGCCATATGAGGATTTCGGGCGGCTTTCCTTCGAAATGTGGCGCGCCTCGCGGCTCGTCGTCGACACCGGCATCCACCATTATGGCTGGAGCCGCGAGAAGGCGATCGACTATCTCGCGAGCCACACCGCGCTGGCGCAGCACGATGTCGAGACCGAGATCGACCGCTATATCAGCTGGCCGGGACAGGCGCTCGCGTACAAGCTGGGCGAGATCACGATCCGGCGGCTGCGCGCCGACGCCGAGGCAAAGCTCGGGCCGAAATTCGACCAACGCAAATTCCACGACACTTTCCTCGCTTTGGGGTCGGTGCCGCTTCCGGTGCTCGAACAGCAGCTTCAAAAATTCATCGCCGACGGCGGCGAAGGACCGAACGCCGTCGCGCCCTGATCTTCCCCAGACAATTCTCAGGAGAGACCTATGCGTATCAACCGCACGTCGCTTGCCCTTGCGTTCGCCGCTGCCCTCGCCTTTCCTGCCGCCGCGCAGGAAAGGGCGAAAAGCGCCCCCGCGAAATCCGAACTCGGAAAGGATGAACCCGAAGAGGATATCGCACGCGCCAGCGCCGAGGAGGATGCGCAGCCGAAGCGGGGCAGCGTGACGGTCAAGGGCCGCACGATCGCCTACACCGCGACCCCCGGCACGCTCACGATCCGCGACGACGACGGCGAGGCGGTCGCAAGCATGTTCTATGTCGCCTATGTCGCCGACCGGCCGAAGGGCGCGGCACCGCGGCCGGTGACTTTCACCTTCAACGGCGGGCCGGGATCGTCGAGCATGTGGCTGCACATGGGGTCGATCGGTCCCGTGCTCGTCGAAACCCCGACCGCAGGCAGCACCGCGCCCGCGCCGTACCGGATCCGCAGCAATCCCGAAACGATGCTCGACAAGACCGACATCGTCTTCCTCGACGCGATCGGTACCGGGCTTTCGCGCCCGATCGGCAAGTCGAAAGGGCCTGAGTTCTGGGGCGTCGATCAGGACATCGACGCCTTTTCGCGCGCGA contains these protein-coding regions:
- a CDS encoding M24 family metallopeptidase, whose protein sequence is MTSGIGGSTAAQELAAITPWADRAAPITATEREARIEKARRLMRENGADALLVGAGASLRYFAGIPWGASERLVAMLLPAKGKPIVIAPAFELGTLEADLKVEVEFRLWEEDESPSELVVGALREIGAATLAIDPAMAFLFVDRIRRAGPTLDIVEGGPIVDGCRMYKSATELALLQQAKSMTLEVHRRAARILAPGIRASEVTRFLDEAHRAIGAPGGNSFCIVQFGRSTAFPHGLPGDAQLQEGDVVLIDVGCVIEGYNSDITRTYVFGDANDEQRHIWALEKEAQAAAFDAARPGRPCEEVDAAARAVLEKAGLGPDYRLPGLPHRTGHGIGLSIHEPAYLVRGDTTPLAPGMCFSNEPMIVIPDRFGVRLEDHFYMTESGPRWFTEPSPAIDRPFG
- a CDS encoding Ldh family oxidoreductase: MSDEKVRLSLDEVTALSRDILTHHGLSARHVEAVTATIVAGERDECASHGIYRLLVCVNTLRTGKVVKDAVPVVHDVARALVRVDAAGGFAQAAFHEGLPLLVEKARQNGIAALGINHCVHFAALWPEVEAVAAAGLVAFACTPSHAWVAPAGGIKPLFGTNPVAFGWPRPGDYPYVFDFATSAVARGEIELHRRAGKPIPEGWGVDAEGRPTTDAKAALDGAMLTFGGHKGSALATMVELIAGPLIGDLTSAESIALDDGAGSSPIGGEFILAIDPAGFLGAEAARHIERAEQIFDAITGQGARLPSQRRFEARARSLANGVEVPRQLYEDVRALLG
- a CDS encoding glycoside hydrolase family 127 protein, whose amino-acid sequence is MRIWHVDRRTLLAGAASLALAPVFARAAPVAPTAFGPAKPLPLSAVRLLDSPWGDAVEGNRRYLHALEPDRLLHNFRTSAGLAPKGAVYGGWESDTIAGHSLGHYLTGLSLMYAQTGDAECKRRVDYIVSELAEAQVAHGDGYVAGFTRKRGNIVEDGKLLFAELKRGDIRSMGFDLNGCWVPFYNWHKLFAGLFDADALCGNAKALPVAVGLGLYIDDVFAALNDEQVQQILDCEHGGINESFAELHARTKDPRWLRLAERLRHRKILDPLTEGKDSLPWIHANTQIPKIIGLARLHELTGRKGDADAARFFWETVVRDYTYVIGGNADREYFPAPRTISKHITEQTCESCNSYNMLKLTRHLYGWRPEARLFDYYERAHTNHILAHQDPTTGMFAYMVPLMSGSARKFSEPFDDFWCCVGSGMESHAKHGDSAWWQSGDTLLVNLYIASTADWAEQGAAFRMETAYPFGDRIDLTLETLDRPRDFAVALRIPGWCEAAALTVNGKPVPAGAPGDYAVIRRRWAKGDRIALTLPMRLRTESANDDASTVALLHGPVVLAADLGSADQPFDGPAPALVAADLLAGFTAVDAAAGKFRTTGIARPADLAFAPFFQQRGRRTAVYFKSFDDAGWASEQVAFAAEHARQQDLARRSVDVMNLGEMQPERDHALTAKNSYAVTYRGRHGRDARTFGFFEYRAKVRPGPLILQATYWGEERNKLFDILIDGTKIATQALDGGHPGEFFEIDYPIPAELTRGKDSVLVRFQPANDTTRCGPVFGVRIFTPASAAETTKGAV
- a CDS encoding DUF885 domain-containing protein; protein product: MRYLAPALLAVSAIALSAPAFAQAPQSVAQSADARLKALYDAEWQWRTQELALDPDGEREGSDRLPNVDAASQARRAAYWNNALTELNKIPFDQLSPEERINAEVFKTALEEFALEQKYREYEDPFGFWTWIAPRGGLSGAQAYRNYIKRLGDMPRYVDEQIVNMRAGLKRGFTKPRVSLAGRDAPIAPLADSNIDKNPLFVTFAAIPGNIPEGERTALVAEGRAAVAAAAPAFAKLRAFVRDEYIPNARVPIAGEALPDGKAYYAAKIRQYTTLDLTPEQIHEIGVKEVARIDADMQATMKKSGWTGDFPGFLHFLKTDPQFTAKTPYELMAKSAYVANKINGQLKFLVGHLPRYRFTIRQTPDNIAPFATGGNGGLESCLMNTYNLSARPLYTIPPLTAHECAPGHSFQAALALEAPDRPQIRRTTYFSGYGEGWGLYTEWLGIQMGIYETPYDEFGRETYEMWRAARLVVDTGLHHKGWTRQQALDFMKAHTALSDHEVTIEVDRYINDPGQALAYKLGEMLIRRKRAEAEAKLGANFDQRWFHDTLLGLGSVPLPTLERVLDEWIAGGGKNPNPEPAA
- a CDS encoding DUF885 domain-containing protein, which translates into the protein MLTRTILLSTFALLPLAPAAAQAPAATAPSVAAATPGSADARLKALYEEEWAWRQKEFARRVGDPPFTASADHLPRVDAATQAARQAYWKKTLDALDAIPADQLSENEKINAAVFRTSLEAFVAEGKYRMWEMPFNADSQFWSGLSARDSLPSTAEYERYIGRMRDIPRYFDEQTVNMRVGLKRGFSVPRASLEGRDATIAAYVDTDPAKNPFYSVFAKMPSTIPAADQERLRAEARQVISETVAPAYAKLLTFFKNEYLPKARTTLAAEAMPDGKAFYQAQIREYTTTALTAEEIHQIGLKEVARITAEMEQVKEKAGFKGDLAAFIHFLRTDPQFYAKTPEELLAFSALVAKRADGQLKYTIGFLPRYRFTILPVPDAIAPTYTAGRGGLDACLMNTYDLPSRPLYQIPALTLHECVPGHSFQAAVALETTKWPAFRRQTYFSGYGEGWGLYTEWLGTKMGIYRTPYEDFGRLSFEMWRASRLVVDTGIHHYGWSREKAIDYLASHTALAQHDVETEIDRYISWPGQALAYKLGEITIRRLRADAEAKLGPKFDQRKFHDTFLALGSVPLPVLEQQLQKFIADGGEGPNAVAP